The Vitis vinifera cultivar Pinot Noir 40024 chromosome 7, ASM3070453v1 genomic interval CATTAGTGGAAAACTGATCGGAGGAGGATTTCAACCCAGGACCTTCAGTTAACTagagctctaataccatgttaagTAACCAATATTCTAAAAGTATAAGCCATGGGGTTTTGAGCCCACAAATGTATATGATGCTCTAACAATACTAAAGAACATATTCAAGTGCAAAATAATCtactacatataaaataatggatatctgagaaaaatattctttaacaCCAAGATATTTACAAGCAAGCAACAGTTCATTGATGGTGTTATACTTACACAATCTGCTCATTTAACCACCCTCCCATTGACTCGTGAAGATATAGAGGGAGATCCCAGTGGTATAAAGTTACATAAGGCTCAATACCTGCAGGAGCAAAGTTTCTGAATAAGTAACCTGTTGCATGTAGagggaaatcaaatataaaaacttcATACCCTTGTCAAGAAGAGCATTAATGAGATTGTTGTAGTAAGCAATGCCTTCATCATTGACTTTGGTTCCTAAACCATCTGCAAGCATGAGAAAGCCAAAGAAGTGAGTCCATGTATCATTGCAACAAAGCTAAGACAAAAAAACATGGGCAAAAATGCACTTttgattttgatattaaaaGAGAAAGGGTCTTGATGCAAATATGcacttactaaaaaaaaataatcctttttaacaAATCATACATAAGTTTATGCATTCAACAACATATAAAACTTGCAACCAACAATccaaaaaactatttaaaagtGGCCACGTGCAAACTTTAAAATTCTACTTTTGTTAAGATCAAAATGCACTGAACAACACATCAAAGGAAAAAGGTATTACCAGGGAATATACGGGACCACGATATGGAAAAACGATAAGCACCAAATCCCAACTTGGATATGATGTCAACATCTTCCTgtacaaatgaaaaaataaataaaaacttcaagAAGAATTTCTAAATTAATATCTACTCACTTAGGAAAAGGGTGAAGGGCCATAGAGGAACAAACAATGAGTAGAAAACATCAGAAAAGGATAAACAGAAAGCAGTTAAAAAGTgctaaataaaatgaataaatacaaTGTACTTGATAAAGCGACGGTAGAATGCACATAAACAATTATGCTTAGTTTATATAGGACAAAAAAAGGGGCAATCTCAACTCCCGTTTGGTTTGCAATGAAAAGTACAAAGAGAAAtagaatatcataaaaaatatcccaaaacttATACACCCTCAAATTCTCCATTCTTTATCTCAAAAGAGGGATAAAATTGaggaagaatgagagaaaattttctttccctccaaGTCTAAAAtcttaaatcttattttcttctccttattttctttccctcaaagtCTACATGATCCAAAGGGAGCATCGGTTTCGTTTGGATCTCAGTTAttaacagaaaaagaaaaaggaaaatcctgTAATCCAAACACATCACTACAAAATAGCATCCGCATATAAATATAGACAAATGCGATGATCATTAAACCGAAACATCACACATATTGTGTCGGTCTCTGTTTCATTTTATCATACTCATAAGAAATCCACGAGTTGAAATCAGTAGAAAACAAAAGAAGCAACTCCTAACCAGGTAACGATGATACTGATCCACCGCTACATCGCCATTGCTACCATCACAAATCTTGCCTgacagaaaaagcaaaaaaaacagCTAAATCAAGAAAAGAAGGCAGAAAAACAAGTGTGGTGAGAGTCACCTTGAGTATGGGAAAAGGCATCCCAAATACTAGCGCCTCGGTTGCCCTCCTTGGAGGCTCCTTCCACCTGGTATGCAGAGGTGGCGACGCCGAAGAGGAAGTCGGGAGGGAAGTCCCTGCGACTCACACTTCCATACACTTCTCTGGTGGCGTTCGTCATGGCCGGTGGGAATGGTGGTTGTGGTGGTGGTTCTAGCTGTCGTTGTGGGTTATTTATAGAGGGAAGGGCCCAAGGGAGAGGGACATCAGAGCATGGAGTCTGTTGGTTTAGTTGGTTCTGAGTTCCGAGTGGGGCCTACACACACGTCACACCCAAACTCCCTCGTCCATCTCACTTACCCAGCCTTAATCACCAGATCAATAATTCATTAAGTTGGGTACACCTTTAAATCGGATTCAAAGGTtagcttttaaaagaaaatgctattttaaaataaaataaaaaaatttaatatattttaattattttatttttaaaatattgtaacATAAAGATTCTTATGAAAAAATCGGTGAAAATAACAATGAAAGATAGAGAAAGGGGGGTGCGGAGTGGGTAATTAAAGACACATCATTTGCACAGAGAGAGATGGATGTGAAGGAAGGTTTGACAGGTGTAtttgacatttttcttttccttgaccAGTTCACCATCACGTGATAGTACGAACAACTTGATATGGTGATCTTAATCGGTAGTTGAGAGTATTCACGAAATTGACACGTGTACATGGTATTAAATTTCTGAAGTCACCTACAGCCAATAATGTCGGTCCACCTCGTGCAATCTTTTCCTCCATTTCCATGCCATGTTCTACAATTAAATATGgacaatttttttggaaaagattTAATAATGACAACCACTCAATGAATTTCCAtgctaaaattttattatggaTCGTCGTgcaatatatatgtatatacatatataaatacatatttttaaataccaatttttatttaaacctTATTTATTGACACCTCTTTCTCATTTCTTAATACCTTTAtttataaacttaaatttaattataaacaaGAAAGACATATATTTGAAAAAGGTGAGAACAAGTCATTACAAATGATACGAAACCAATCCCTAACCCAATGCCTGAGGAACAAGGATGCCGTCCGTGTTTGCATGAAatctcctacaagaaaaaatttcTGAAACTAAACATGTAAACGCATAAGGGAGTCACTGGGCCTATAAAGCACACAGACGAGAACAGGCGTTAAACACGACAAaagtagaggaaaaaaaaatggaggaagcGAGTTTTCATGGAGCATCTTGGAGTTCAAAGGCTTCCAACATCTCTAGAATATCACGAGCGAAGTAATTACATATTTTCACTGTAtgagtataatattttttaaacaagagAACCAAATGAAAGGCAGGAGACATATTACTAGGGTACGGAGACAGAAGAGAATCCATTTGGCAATATAATAGACAAAGAAAGCCAAGAGGCACATAAAATGCAGAAGGACCAAGCTCTCTTATGCCCCAAGTTGGCATCAACTCCAATCTAATTATTGTTCCACTAGCAGAGATTGGAAGACGATTCTCACGCTCAGATCTTCCATTAACAACTAGTCAAGTGTTGCAATCGCCGCAGATTCCTCATGCTCAAATGGGGATGTGGCCCGGTGTCTTTATATTCCTCCCCCGTCCTGAGGCAAATGCCATATTAAGGATTATGCTGTTGAGCACTTTATTTCTAATCATGGAATTCAATATTGTGAATGGGAGGAGCATACAAAACTAAAGAtaatggaaagaagaaaagCATCTGAAGGTGTACTTGTGGATCCCAGCCCATTCaaggttgatgacaaacttccaaaaGGCATCAAAGTTCAGCAATCACCAGAAGGTGTCATAAACCGCTTTAAGAGTAAATATGCTGTTAATACCTGTGAAACAGGACAATGAAGATCGGTATCAAAGTTCAAACAACAATCTAAATGCAACACTTCTACAATAGAACCCAGCTAGCTTACTTCTCATTGATGTGCCCGTGTTCATCTTCCTAGTATCTTTCGAGGTATCTCAGATACATTTCATTCCCATGTTGAAAATCAATACAGAAGCCTGATGCTCCATGCACTGTGATATTGGGCTAGGTCCACAAAAAGAGTTGCAAAAGTGGTCAGGCCACAGGTCATGTAGATGATGGCAATTTAACAGAAAGCATAACAAAGGAAGGAAATACAAATGCTCCATACATCTTTTTCTACTGTGCCCCTCTAATTTCTTCCTAAGCAAAGGTTAGCCTACTTTCTGCATGAGCATTCTTATCGCAGCACATGGCATATGTTCACACGGTTCAACCTTTGCCATTCTGAGATTCAACATCAATCTGTAGGACCACAAATGATCAGAACCATTAGTTACTAGCATTAGAGAGATAAGTAAGTCACTGCAAAGTACATAATCTTAAAACGCATACATATTAGTATGCACACGTAGCCCCAATCGCTTCAAAGATTTTATTCCCAACATTACATGACAAGTCAATTTCACAAATTCCAAATAGAACCAAAAGTAATGTCATCAAATAAAGATGCTTTCCTAGGTGAAACTCTGAAACTGTGATAAACTTGAGCTTTATATCTTGGACCAGGAATTCCCCAAAAAGTCTCTGTGGCACCCACTACTATTGGCCATGTCAGCCTTACTCAAGCAGCCTCAGACACTGTAGAAGAGTGGAAAATTCCAAAGCATTTTGTAAGGTATTGGTAAATTCCACACCTGTCTGTAAAATCCTAGGCGTGGCAAAATTGAGATTGAGCCATGAAATTTAGCTCAAGTCCAATCTTTACCTCCAGAACTGCCCCCCAATTATCACTATACTTCAAGGGATTCAGTTCTCTGATTTAAAGCAACTCTGAGACATTTCCATGCTCTATTCCAAAAATCATTTGGAGATGTGCATATTCCAAGCAATCTAAGTTGTAAAAAGTCTAAATttttggtttcaccaaagtaaTATTTCAACAGATTCTCAGCACCAATGCAATTTCAAATTAACAACTTGTCCTACATGATTTAGGGATGTGTGAGGGGGATTGTTGTGGTGGTAAACAAGTAATATATCCTTCTGGCAGGGAGAATAATGTTTCCATAGACATACACAATAACTTTGAAACCATGAATACTCATCCAGTCATCCATTTGAGGTAATCATCAACTTCATTTTCCGAAATCcccaattgttttttaaatttaatgtttTCACAGTTTTGCACAATTTTTTGGATCGTATATTGAAGACTGGAGAATTCAACTTTGATCATAGTTCCAAGTATCAGGCAATAACAGGATGTATTGTCCAGGGGTAAACGACATAGACAATCACTATTgggcaacaaaagaaaaagagtaaaaaaaaaaaaaacagaaaaaaacaaataaagccATATGGGATAAGCATGAGATCACTTAATACAGTATTGGCATTGTATTGCAAGATCTTGTGACATATCTTAGACATCCCAAGATATTGTCTGAgctaataacttttttaaactcAATGATCTAACAGAGCTTTCATTTATGATCTAGGACAAATTATTTCAAGCCAACTAGGAAAAATAGACCAGCAATTTCAATACAACAGCAAACAAAACCTATGTTCTTGTATCTTGGTTACATGACCATCCAATTAGCACTAGGAACTGAAGAATAGAGTACTTTAAAATGAACAACTCCTCATCAAATGTTTTCAATCCAAAACTTGTTGTTCAACACAAAgtaatttaaaatgttatataacaaatcaaaattttcagaaCTGGGAGAAggcttagaaaaataaataaaaaatcagttaAGATACATACCTCCTGCAAGAGAAATTCAACTTTCACAGCTGAAACAAATAGTACATGGCCACCATCACAATGAAATGTTTTTCAGAAGCAGTTATTGTGCTGTGCCTGTGTATAATGAAAGTTTGGTAAGGAGAGAAGACTCATTTCTCCCTCATTAACCAAGTTTGGTAAGGTCATATGCCCGTCCAGGCACTCTTGTTCTGCAGTACTTCTGAATGAGTATTTGAAATGGAGCATGATCAATGGATAAACCAGATCTTTGTAACTTAGCCAAAAGTTCTTCTGCCTCCATCACATGACCTCTAATACAAAAACCTCTGATTAGCTCAGTGTAAGTTATTATATCGGGTTCATACCCTCTTCTCAGCATTTCATCATATAACCGAAGTGCGAAATGAATGCGCCCAAAATTACAAGCAGCACCTATCAACAAATTATAGGTGACCACATCAGGGTAAATACCATTTAAAAGCATCTCCTTCTTTATAGAATGAGCATCAACAATGTTTCCTCCTTTTATTTGTGCATGAATCAATGCATTATAAGTAAATACATTTGGCGGAATACCAAAAGACACCATCTGATCTCTAATGGACAAAGCGTTGCTAAGATCTCCATGTCTCCCATGACCATCAATTACGACATTCCATATAAGAGGCTCAGGCACCATTAAATTCTCCAGCATACAAACAAGAAACTGATTAGCTCTGATAACATCTCCATGAATGCATAAGCCTTGAATAATCATTTTGTATGAGATCAGATCAGGAGCAGCACCCATTTTTGACATAACACCATGGATATAACAAGCTTCATCCAAATTTCCTATTTTGCAAAAACCACTTATAAGGGTATTATAAGTAAAAATATCAGGAAGCAAACCTCTTTTAAACATTTCACAGAAATATCTATATGCAGAGTTCATATCTTGAATCAAACAAAATCCATGGATAAGGACATTGTATGCAACAACATCTATTTGGGTACCCCTTTGCAACATTTCATCCCAATGAACAAGAGCCTGGACCATATCACCCTTCTTCAAACAACCATCCATAAATATAGTTGAGGTGATTATATCGGATGTTTCCTTACCACAATCATCATCTAATATCTTTTCAAGAAGCTTTCTAGCATCTTTCAAAAGGCCTTTCTTGCACAGTGCATGTATAAGTATATTATAAGTAACTTTATTTGGCCCAATACCACTATTGGCCATTGTGGAGAAAAGATACAGAGCTTTGTCTACATTATTATTAAGGCAATAACCCTTGATAAAAGTGTTGAATGTAGCACAGTTTGGAGAGGGACCTATTTCTAACATTTCTCTGACAAGATTGTCTGCTTTCTCCAAGTCACCAGCTTTGCAAAGTCCATTTACAAGATAATTGTGTGTCAGCACATCAGGGATAACACCTTTCTGTATCATTTTGTTTCGAAGCCATAGAGCTGCACGTAACTTACCTTCCAAACATAAATTCCTAATCATGGCTACACATCCAGTGTAATCCATTTCCAAGGTGCAGCCATTGAGGCCTATCTTTGTCAATGATACGCTTTCCCTGCAAAATTTCATGAAGCAAATAGATAAAAcattaggtcatgagcttaccTGAAAGCTAATAGTGACCAGGAAATCAAGAAATGTTACAAAAGGGAGTAGAAATATTAGGGATCAGATTGCCTACAAATCTGATGATGCTAGAAACCATAGAACTTCAATATTAGTAGCATCTTATGCAAATTTAGGAGATTGGATGCACaagataagaaaacaaaaaacaaaaaaacaaaaaaacaaaacaaaaaaaaaattaaaattaagcatCCCCAACATTAATATATGATACCAACAACTAATTTTATGCATCTGAGAAATGAGTCATTATGTGATGAAAACTGACAAGCTATTATAGCTATTATCCAAGTAGACTACAACCAAGTTACTCCAAACACTGTCAGAGCCAAGATTTCTTATGAAAACATCTAGGAAAAACCCCTTGCATAACTTTGTCATGATTGTGAATCTCGGTACCAACAAACTCCTGTAATCTATCACAGTGACTTCATCCTCTGGAGCATCAAGGTCTTAATAACTTCGTATAATGTTATACGCCAAGGATCTTGTCTTTAACCTGGAGATAGAGCAAGAACTGAGGCTGGCCTGCTTAACTGTGGCCCAGACCTCCCATTCCTTCCACCACCTTCAAAAGGGGACAACCCACCCTGCACTCACAGAATCCACATTGCAACTTCAGGTGGAGCAGGAACAAAAGGTCCCAAAGGACCAGCACCAGGAACAGGGATCAATACTGGTGGAGGGGGCATATCTGAGGGAAAAGGAGCAACATCCATGCCTTGACCACCAAAAGTGTCAAACATTGCTTCACCAGGATTCCCCCCATCTGGACTGTCATTGGGCTGGAAATCATTCGACTAATGGTTATCAGACCTATCATATCTTTCACTACCATTAGGTCGATTTTCACATTATCTACAATTGTCTTTCAATTGATTATCTGGACCTAGCCTGTGTTTCTGTGTCTTGTCCTTCAGTAGAGATTGCTGCATAACAGGTGACCCACCAGCTGCATCTGCATCACTCATATAGTACTGGAAATACAGATCTTCATGCACTTTAGAAGTCAGCTCCATCACAAGTTCTGGATGCTTCAATTTTAGATGCTTGTGTAGAAATTCAGCAGCATGGAAGAGCTTTCTATAACCTTTGGCCCCGCAACCATACTTCTCATCCCTAATTTTTTGGACATAGGGATCCAAAGCTTCAATGGCAGCAGCATCTATGTTTTCCTTAGCAGTAGTTATTTCCAATGGATCCTAACTCCTCAACCTCTCTTGCCAATGTGAGTCAAACTTCTTTTTCCACTCGACCCCATTACTTGTTATATTAGAACTCTTGCCCTCTGCTCTAACATGCCAGAAACCCTTGGCTTCAGTTGTTTCAAGCATTCCATAATAATCCAAGCAATGGATTCGCCAAAGATATGTAGTCAGTGTGTCCAGCAACTCAATGCCCTCAAGGCCCTTGACAGAGGTTAAAACTCATGTAATTATAACAGGGCCAGTGGAACCACCATGAGATTTCTCCcagttcaattttttattatctgcTCTACATAATATATTCTCCTCAATTCCTTTCTCAGAATCAAGTTTACATACAAGGGCCTGTGCTTGTTCAATGTCAGCTTGGATTCGTCTGGGTTCAGAACTGACTGGGTGAGCCATGGGAGTAGCTTTGCAGTTTTCATCATTATGACACTTGGGCAACAAGACAGGAAGTACATATTCAGTATTTCAGTATCCAATGTGATATTGGCAGAAAAATCAAGTATCATCTTCTGATTAAATTGCATATAATATCAACCAATAAGCTAAGCCCCCAAGGTTGTCTTCTTATCTAGTAAGCAAAGGCAATAAACTTCATTGCTTTGACGATTTGCTAATTCAAAAATGAAGTGGTCCATGAAAGCTCAGAAGGCAATTTAAATTCCCTCATCTTATTGAGATTGCTCAGAAAATGACTGACTGTTGATGATACTATGATATAAAGGGGGAGGGAGACATATTAGGTTGTGTTTTCCCTTAAAGGCCTTTATGATTGAAAGGTGAAAAGTTTTGGCATTTTTTCAATTAAGACCGTTAGAAACTCAGATGATGTCTTAGTCCAAAGGACTGTTGGGGTCAAACCATGACAGATGAGAGAAAAATTCCTGGAACAGAGGGTGTGGTTTACATGGGTTCTGTTAGAGAACATGATATACATTATAGGCTCACATCCTAACAGCTTAAACTTTTAGGGAAATTAGTCATCCAACATGGTATCCAAACCTCATTTAAAGGGAGGTCATGCATTTGAACCTCACTAAATGTTTATGTCCCCTATTAATTGAACCCACCTGCAAGTCCAAAAGGGTTTGTTCATGATTGGTTTGCCTTTAGGTCTATTGGTCTCTCCATATGTGGATATGAGGGAGCACATGAGCACATGAGGGAGAGTGTTAGAAAGCATGATATATATTATAGGCTCAAATCCTAACAACTTGAGCTTTTAGCAACATTGGTTGTCCAACAGGGACTTTCTAAAAATGGAAGTTATTATTTGGACAGGAACTTTTGACAAATGGTTGAGACCAAATGACTTAACTAATAGAAGTTGGGTGGCTCCATAGCAGCATATCATAAGAAAATAAGTGATGGTGTCAAGggatcatattttttattcattcgaCTGTGGCTTTGGTATTGTGGCCTTTATATCTTTTCAATGTTCAGAGTGCATGGGGTTCTTCACTGTTCCATTCATGTCAGATTCAAGCTGGTGATTTAGAGCCAGTTATAAGAACAAAAACAAGGGGTCCAAGTATTCATGTCCTTTAGTGGTGAATTTAGAAGGTGAGGAAcaggataatttattttaagttttgaaattacAGTTGTGAGCTTAAGGAACATGATGACGATGAATATTATGATTTGGAGATCATCAACTGGCCTTTGTTTCAGctcttatttctttgttttccaaATTGTAGTAGGTTCTGATTTGCATTTGTTAAAACTTCTGCTTCCTTTTTTATCATGCACCCTTGTACGTAATCAGTGTATCCCTTTCACCTCCCTTTCAGTTAATAATACTTAAAtatagttataaaataaaaataacttacaaATCAACTTTTGGTAATTTGGAAGCACAAATGTTTTATCCTAATTCATTGCAGTTTATAGCTATGCTGATTAGCTAACATCTTTTGTTATTAACTAAGTAACATTTTCAACTCCTAGAGAAAATCTGGATAATTAGTGGTTGGCtcaagaataattttaagtacAACCaacctatcaaaataaaataaaatttaagtacaaaatccaattatgaaaGTGCACTCCAAGCagaaatatattataatcatttAATCTCAATTTCAAAATACAAAGAACTATTGAGGGAATTGTTCAGTAACTTCCATGGTATTTCAAGTGAACTTTCCAATGAGCGGCATTAAGGAATGTGGAAGCAACTAAACAGCACTAACAATAGTCTTTCCCTTCCAAAACTATCTAAAGCTGACAgaaactaatataaaaaaggattcaaatataaaatttaaaagttaacaAAAATCAAAAGCAGACCTCATCATTTTCAACCGCTCCAAACTGTCCTTCAATATTGCATCCAGAACATTGAAAACCACCCGTGGATCTCTTTCCTCATCATGACCCTTATTTTGTGAAAACCAATCTTGTGTTGTCACTTGGTATTGATTACCAACACTTATTATAAGATCTTCAAGTGCAAAAGGCAATAGATTACCATGCCCAGAAGGCCTATGCATTCAAACAATCCAGAAATCAGTACGACATACAGAACAATATCCAtcattgtattttcttttcccaGTTTTCTCAGCGCCCAAAGAGAGGAACAAGAAGGAAAATACCAACCTATAAGAATCTAAGGGTCTGTTTAGaagcaaaaaatgaaaacaatcaaCTCCTTGGGggagaaaagaaacaagaaagaaaatgacacagaaaacatgtttggtaacCACTTTCAAGAATCGTTTTGAGAAACATTTCGTGAAAAAGTGttgattaaaaagataaattaaattaaataaaccgTGTTTTTCACATAATTAAAAACCAATCAAAAACACATATCGGCTGATTTCATTTCCGCTACGAAATAGGCTCGTTTCtgaagaacaaaacaaaaaatgcgAAAAGAGAAACCCTAGATCAGAAGCTCATGGTGAAAAAGAATCATCAAATTTACCTGTTGTTTGCAGGACTGTAGGGTTTGAAGGAGAAAACGTTGGCAAAAATCTGAGCCACATCATGCTTGATGGATTCAATACAAGCATTGAATAATCGAAAAAAAACATGAGATTCTTGAAACACAATCGACAACTGAAACCTCAAACCATTGCAATCAACAATCAACAATCAGTAAtcagtaaaataaataaataaaatagaaataaatgaaaggaaatCGGATTCAGGAAACGTTAACTCACAGCCATTGTCGATTCAACGGTGTCCGAGCCCTCAGCGGCCAGAGCGTGTGAGCTAGTAAGATCTGCTCAcagaaattaaatatatgtaAACGATTCAAAGCTCATGAATGGTAAAAATACAAATGCTCATACTGCATTTTTGTACAAGATTGTATTCGAATCCGGATTCGAATCAGTCACTGGCATTTTCTTGCTCGACACTGTTGCTAGGGCATTTGAGGGTGGCGATCAGAGAGGGGTAGTTTTATATTTTCAGGAAAACAGAGGGGACAATTATGTCCAAAAGGTAAAGAATAGGGTGTTGTGAAATAAACGGGTAAACTAATTTGAACCTACTAGCTGTCTTATTCGTGTAAATTTGGATACGACATGGTATAATAAATTTGGATTTGCCATGTTATATTTGGGGTTTTATATCATAGTagtgtattttaaaaaaagaaaataaaaaaaattaaaaaccgtgacataaaatataattttaaaattaggatACTTTTCGATATCGAGTAGAATTCTTCCGATATAAAAAGCCAATtcacctttttaaaaaaagagtttagtacaaaaataaaagcatggaactttttttt includes:
- the LOC100853091 gene encoding pentatricopeptide repeat-containing protein At5g24830 isoform X1; translated protein: MALSIVFQESHVFFRLFNACIESIKHDVAQIFANVFSFKPYSPANNRPSGHGNLLPFALEDLIISVGNQYQVTTQDWFSQNKGHDEERDPRVVFNVLDAILKDSLERLKMMRESVSLTKIGLNGCTLEMDYTGCVAMIRNLCLEGKLRAALWLRNKMIQKGVIPDVLTHNYLVNGLCKAGDLEKADNLVREMLEIGPSPNCATFNTFIKGYCLNNNVDKALYLFSTMANSGIGPNKVTYNILIHALCKKGLLKDARKLLEKILDDDCGKETSDIITSTIFMDGCLKKGDMVQALVHWDEMLQRGTQIDVVAYNVLIHGFCLIQDMNSAYRYFCEMFKRGLLPDIFTYNTLISGFCKIGNLDEACYIHGVMSKMGAAPDLISYKMIIQGLCIHGDVIRANQFLVCMLENLMVPEPLIWNVVIDGHGRHGDLSNALSIRDQMVSFGIPPNVFTYNALIHAQIKGGNIVDAHSIKKEMLLNGIYPDVVTYNLLIGAACNFGRIHFALRLYDEMLRRGYEPDIITYTELIRGFCIRGHVMEAEELLAKLQRSGLSIDHAPFQILIQKYCRTRVPGRAYDLTKLG
- the LOC100853091 gene encoding pentatricopeptide repeat-containing protein At5g24830 isoform X2 — its product is MALSIVFQESHVFFRLFNACIESIKHDVAQIFANVFSFKPYSPANNRPSGHGNLLPFALEDLIISVGNQYQVTTQDWFSQNKGHDEERDPRVVFNVLDAILKDSLERLKMMRESVSLTKIGLNGCTLEMDYTGCVAMIRNLCLEAGDLEKADNLVREMLEIGPSPNCATFNTFIKGYCLNNNVDKALYLFSTMANSGIGPNKVTYNILIHALCKKGLLKDARKLLEKILDDDCGKETSDIITSTIFMDGCLKKGDMVQALVHWDEMLQRGTQIDVVAYNVLIHGFCLIQDMNSAYRYFCEMFKRGLLPDIFTYNTLISGFCKIGNLDEACYIHGVMSKMGAAPDLISYKMIIQGLCIHGDVIRANQFLVCMLENLMVPEPLIWNVVIDGHGRHGDLSNALSIRDQMVSFGIPPNVFTYNALIHAQIKGGNIVDAHSIKKEMLLNGIYPDVVTYNLLIGAACNFGRIHFALRLYDEMLRRGYEPDIITYTELIRGFCIRGHVMEAEELLAKLQRSGLSIDHAPFQILIQKYCRTRVPGRAYDLTKLG